The genomic stretch CAGAGGTCGACAACACATTTTGCCCGTTACCCTGTTCTGTAGGGGGCGTGTATGCCTGGTATCGCAGGGAGCTTTGCTGTCAGTGCCGGAGCAACCCCCAAAGCTTGATGTTGTCTTTGCTCTCAAACTCCAACTGGGAGGCAGcgcctcctccgggaagccctaGGGAACTTCCTAGCTCAGGTTTGTTGAGCCTCGTTGGAGCCCACTGTGCCAACGAATGAAGCGTTGTCACTGATGCCCTGTGAGTTTCTTACTGTCTAACATTGCTGAGCACAAAAGAGACAACTAAAATTATTTGTCTAGCGAATGACAAGAGTGGACCATGGGGATGACGATGAGGAAGGCTGTTAATTGATCAAATCAAGTCTTTCTCAAGAGTTTGGGGACCGTTTTTCTTCCCATTCCTTTTCTTCAGTCCCCTTCTTTATGATAATGCTTTTATAAGCaccatgttaacattttaaatgaaggaattttaaaaacatttattagagATCTAAGAGGTATAAGACATGTCACGTTCATAGTGTGATTAGATTTTCTGGaatgttttctctgccttctcctacCTGGAATACATACCATCAGAAGTCCCACCTTCCTAATGAGGAAACCCCCTCTACCGTACTTCAGTTTTTAGCCAGCTTCTGCTTCAATTATTCCAGTAGAGGAGGAATCAAACCTTGCCAAACATTAGGGGCATCTTTATTTGTTACACTGTCTTTCTTTTATAGAACCCTTTTGTTTCTTATAGAGGATTGAAGAGTCATTTGCTTagattttaatattaaagatGACCTTATAAGATGATCATATTATCATGTGTTGGGTTTCTTTATCTAGAAACAACAAAGAATTCACTGTGGTTTGGCTTTTACATTAAAACTATTGTTTGTGGGAGGAAGTGAGCAAAAGCTAAAGCTTTGAGACAGCATCAGGGTTCTATCTTCAGTATACATGTTTCAGGGCTGTCCAGGGGCCTTGTTCTCAGACCCACTTGGAGAGCCCTAGCTACCACCTCCCCTAGGATTGAATTCAAGCAATACTGGCAGTAAAAGTCTTGTGGGATGGTTGGTTGTTAGAAtttcatgttctttattttaaccataaaaaagtattttttaatgtttatttatttttgagaaaaggagagagagtatgggggaaagggcagagatagagggagagagagaatcccaagcaggatccaagctgtcagcacacagatggacttggggctcaatctcaccaaacatgagatcatgacctgagctgaagtccagtgcttaactgagccacccaggtgcccccctcaaaagcatttttaaaaagctaaatcgggggcgcctgggtggcttagtcgattaagcggccgactttggctcaggtcatgatctcgcggtccgtgggttcgagccccgcatcgggctctgtgctgacagctcagagcctggagcctgtttcagattctgtgtctccctctctctgaccctcccccgttcatgctctgtctctctctgtctcaaaaataaataaacgttaaaaaattttttttttaaaatttaaaaagctaaatcgtttaatttatttttcattactgtAACCATTGGCATAATAGTCACCTCTTACCTGCAGTCATCCCAACCATATGAAACTAGATGTCTTCTCTGAAAAAATATTCATGTGGATTCTACtgtttaatataaacaaaaaagaaatcacagattaTTTGGCTATTGCCCTCCAACTAGGATCAAGATAACATGCTTTTTAGCCTTATACActtaatacaactttttttttttttttacaaatttatatcTAGTTTATGTGGTCTCTGTTGATTTAGTCTTTATAGAGCCCAGTTAGCCTCTTCCTCTGCCATTGTTACAGATTATACCAGTAAGCCATCTCTCAAATTCTACCATCTTGCAAATGTAAATGTTGGTTACAAGAGCAAGGTGGTACCAAGATCAGCACAAATTAATCACAACCACTATGAAACATCTTCTTTATTGATGGTACTTCAACAGTATCACCTTTCCACATACATCAGGAATTATGACTTTATGATAAAGTTGCTCTTGTTGCTGGAGGGAATCGAGTGCAAGTATTAATAGATTGGATTTAAAGACAAGACTAATTCTTAGTCCTAGTCTTGACATTGAACTTGGAAGTATTTGGTGGACTCTGTATTTGCCCACGTAAAGATTACTATTGAAAATTTAGCTGAGAGAGAAGAATTATAGTATTATAACTATCATTTCAGATTTTTAGCCAACAGATCTTTTTGAGTAACTGTTTAAAAatttagagatatttttaaaacttaatttcacTTTTGTCTTAAGATATCTACTTTTCCAAGACATCTGTCATTCAAACCTCCAGCAGTTTGATGACTCCTTTACTCTGATATTGATAGTGTATATTGTAGTTTAGGGTAGGGGACTGAATCACCCCCTCTCTACCACCATCATCCATGAGGCCCCATGAATAAATTGAAGCTCCCCCCTACAGGATACTGTGAGTGAATCCACCCTCCACTTTGGGAACCATCATTTCATTCTAGTACAGTATATTCAATATACATACTTAATGGGTtacatgttttgcttttaaatattcttacatAATTGAGATGAAGTGTGAGGAAAAACTTCATTAAATTTTGAGAGCTAAAAACTTACTGTGTAAGAGATAGCTATACTGTATTTTCAAAATCGATTCCCTTGCTAAGGAGGGTTTATTATTTGAGGTGCAGAATGATATTCTGGAAGGAGTATGGGCTTTGGATGTGATAGTTGATTCTGGCTCTGCCAATtcctaaatataattttcataagtTATTTagtctctctgaatctcagttttctgatctataaaatggggatcatacTGTGAAGATTTACTATGACAATGTATTTGGAGTGCTCAAAAATGGTGGTTATTGCTCTTCCCCTAAGTGGCCTGAGATGATCTCTGAAAATGGTTCGCTTTTCACTTGACCCAGAAAACCCTATGAAATCATGCAAATCAAGAggctcaaggggcgcctgggtggatcaatcagttaagcatccgactttggctcaggtcatgatctcacagttcgtgggtttgagccccgcgtcgggctctgtgctgacagctcagagcctggagcctgctttggattctatgtctccggctccctttctacccctcccccacctctctctttctcactctcaaaaataaataaacattaaaaaaataataataaaaaaaagaggttcaAGTCTTCACATTCACTTTTAGGAACACATGTGAAACTGTCCATGCCATCAAGAGTATGCATATCCAAAAAGCCACCAAGAATCTGGAAGATGTCACTTTTCAGAAGCAATGTATGCCATTCTGTGGCTATAATGGTGGAGTTGGGAGGTGTGCCCAGGCCAAACAGTGGGGCTGGACACAGGCTCAGTGGCCCAAAAAGAGTGCTGAATTTTTACTGCACatgcttaaaaatgcagagagtaATGATGAACTTCAGGGTTTAGATGTAGATTCTCTCGTCATTGAGCACATCCAGGTGAACAAAGCCCTCAAGATGTGGCGTAGAACTTCTAGGGCTCATGGTAGGATTAACCCACATGGGAGCTCTCCCTGCCACATTGAGATGATCCTTACTGAAAAAGAGCAGATTGTTCCTAAACCAGAAGAGGAGgttgcacagaagaaaaagatatcccagaagaaactgaagaaacaaaaacttatggCCCAAGAGTAAATTctgtataaaataaatgcaaataaaagttaaaaaaaatgatggttaTTATTACTTTACAGTTTTGCTGATTTTATGGTGGTCATATTTTCATGAggctacctttatttttttctttgatatcatACACCAATAGTTGTCAcatctcatatttaaaaatgaagttgctGATACCACCGTCCCTTCCATCTGTTTGAGCGAGGTATCATTTTTGTGTTCTCACAACTTAACAAATGTGAAACAATTTACTCTGTAGTGCCACTTGGTAAATCACTTTTTCACTTTCAGGGTATTTTTCAGTCTTGTGGATGAGAGGTCTTGACAATAGTCATTAAAGATGTGATAGCACTTTCACAAGAACAAGGACATGTGCCTTATGTCTTTGCTGAGCTCTGGTCTAGGTAgactaattttaacatttttctacatCTGCACTAAGATTTCACTGGGAGAAGTCACTGCCTAGATGGGATCTGATCAGGCAAATGCCTAATTTTGAGCTTGTAAAGATCTCCTCAGTTGTACTATCTGGCTAATGGGAGGATGTGATATCGTATAGTTAAAGGAAGATGTGACAGAAATCAGATTGATTAGGGTTTGCTGCCTCATGATTTTGACTAAATCACTTGAAACCTCAAGTCATGATGATTTAGTTGAGACATATGTCTATTTAGCTTATTCAAATTAAAGCaaacattacttaaaaagtaTGAGAAAGGATGAGTGGAAAACCATTTAAATGTGAAGCTGCCATTAATTCTATTCAATGGGCATGGGACACAGGGATATATGTAAGGGTGCCATGAAGTTGCTGTTTCCACAGTTAGTTTCAGTTCCCTTATGTATCTTATAATGTGAGCATCTTGTACAGAAAATGGGATGAGATCTCAGTGTTTAAATATACTGCTCTTTTTGTACAACATGGCCCCTAAATGCAAGCTAGTTATTATATGTAGAATTAAACCAAAGACACATCAGACAATGGAGGAGAAAACTATTAGATTAATGGAGAGACTATATGCTTGTCTATTATAAGGGCAACTTTTAAGGGATTTTGTgactaattttttattatatttgattttttaccTTACATGTTACTTTGTAATCTAACTCCTGCACAAAATGCAATTTCCATTATAATATCTGCCTTACCAGGGTTGTTCTgggaatcaaatgagataatatatgttaaAGTGCTCTGCAAAATTCACGgtgctataaaatataaaatgtgtctGTACTCTGGACAAGACTTGGTCAGCCATTTAAGTGTTTTACTC from Panthera leo isolate Ple1 chromosome C1, P.leo_Ple1_pat1.1, whole genome shotgun sequence encodes the following:
- the LOC122227339 gene encoding 60S ribosomal protein L17-like — protein: MVRFSLDPENPMKSCKSRGSRVFTFTFRNTCETVHAIKSMHIQKATKNLEDVTFQKQCMPFCGYNGGVGRCAQAKQWGWTQAQWPKKSAEFLLHMLKNAESNDELQGLDVDSLVIEHIQVNKALKMWRRTSRAHGRINPHGSSPCHIEMILTEKEQIVPKPEEEVAQKKKISQKKLKKQKLMAQE